The proteins below come from a single Candidatus Stygibacter australis genomic window:
- the mreD gene encoding rod shape-determining protein MreD: MIRSILFGLIFLFLQIFKSSDLSIWGISPNYLIAYAAYLGAYLEEKYSLPLIFLLALGYDLVMPETLGINTLLLVMVCWATIFLKRSILEPKLVTVSVLALIYNIFYYLIFGLFYSLQTENVSFLVTIFVLSVLINSIYTILLFYILLLLSHLKIVIR, from the coding sequence ATGATTCGTAGTATTCTCTTTGGTCTGATATTTTTATTTCTGCAAATATTTAAGTCATCAGACTTAAGTATATGGGGAATTTCGCCTAACTACCTGATTGCCTATGCAGCATATTTGGGAGCCTATCTGGAGGAGAAATATTCACTGCCTCTGATATTTCTACTGGCTCTGGGTTATGATCTGGTGATGCCAGAAACATTAGGGATAAATACATTGTTACTGGTTATGGTCTGCTGGGCAACAATATTTCTGAAGAGGAGTATTCTGGAACCTAAGCTTGTAACGGTGAGTGTTCTGGCACTGATTTACAATATATTTTATTATTTGATCTTTGGCTTGTTTTATTCCTTACAGACAGAAAATGTTAGTTTTCTGGTCACGATATTTGTTTTATCGGTTTTGATAAATAGTATTTACACAATTTTGCTTTTTTATATTTTACTATTATTATCTCATCTTAAAATTGTAATACGCTGA